The region GGAAATGTCCGGAATTTCGTTGCAAAATGGGCAGTTAGGTGAAGCCATAAAAGTCGAGAATATATCGAGCGGCAAGACGATTACGGGAAAAGTTATCGGATTGAGAAAAATTTCACCCATGCACTAAAATATCCGGAAGCTGGGTCGTTAACATGTCTGAGGAGGCTAGACCGATGGTTGAGTCGATTAAAAACACCATGAACAGGGTTGATGTTCCGCGTAATCGCCAGGGCGATACCGCAACCGCATCTCGCACCCCTGTGTCGGCAGCAGCTGGAAGCATCCCAACGGCCTCGGTAGACAATAGCGTTGATACCCCGAAGGTAGTCGCACAACTCGCCGAGAGCCCGCCGGTGAATACAGAAGCCGTCGCACGCATCAAAGCTGCCATAGCGCAAGGGAAATATCCCATTGATGTCGATCAGATCACTGACGCATTGATGGATGCATATCGCGAACTTAAAAGCTAAACTGTCGTCAGGAGTTCATTCTGATGACAGTTAGCCCTGTTGAAGATCATTTTGCCATCATTGAGCGGCTGCTCGATGGTGTGTCTGCGCATGGGGATGACGGAACCTCGGACTCCCCTGCCCTTATTGCACCTGCATTTCAGGAAGAACTGGGCGAGGCGCTGGCCAATCTCCGGCAGGACATGGAAGACGGCAAGATCACGGTCACGGAACAGGACCGGGGCAGGCTCAACGCCATTTTCCAGCGGATTCTGAAACTTGAGGGCATGACCCATGCCCGACTCAGCTGGTTTTCCGATCTCGAGGCAAATCTGCGCAATCAAGACAAGTGAAACTGTGCCCGGATAACGGCGCGGCGGCAGAACCCGTCACGTTTAACCCTACATGGTGAAGAGTGATTTCTCGCACCGGATATAGTTTGCGATAGTGCCGACGGTGACCTGCATATGTCCCGTGTTGCGATCGATGATCAGGACCATCTCATCATTGGCCATGATCACCTGCTCACGGGTGATGCTGCCGATGGTCATGGTGTAGTCCCGGCCGATCTCAATGATCGATGCCGCCGCGCCGGCGCGATCATCGTTGATCACCACCTCCACCAGACCAAGACGATTGGAAGGGCAGGCATATTTTTCATGCCGGAACCGCTCGCATGAACCCAGAAGAGGCGCGGCCATGATGGCGACAAGCCCCTTGAGCAGGGTTGTGCCGACTTCCCTGCGCGCAAGAGAGATGTCGATGGCCTGCCGGATCCCGGTTTCAGCTTTTTTCTGCATCATCGCCTGCTGCTTCATTTTCCTCGCCTGCCTCTTCTGCCGGGGGTTCATCGGGGGTGTCGGCGGGGGCGTCGGCGGAGTCTTCGGCCCCGGCTTCGGCTGTTTTCGCTGTTTCATCTGTTTCGGCGCCGATATCTGATGCCTCGGCGGAGGCGCCCTCCGTGGCGGCATCAGTGGTGTCATCAGAGGCGGCGGCGGTATCATCATCGCTGGAGATTTTTTCCGCCTTGCCCGCGTCGATCAGTTTCCGGGCGTCGGCGGTAAGCGCATCAATCACGACACCTGCCGGGAAGCGGACATGGTTCACTTCGGCGTCCTTGAGGATACGGACCCGCATCCATTCGCTGTCTTTTCCTTCCGGCGCGTGTTCAGATGCGCTGTCCTCCGAGGAGGCGGTTTCGTTCACCGGTGTCCCATCCACCATGGAGCTGTGACGTGACCGGATATGGGCGGCGCTGGCGTCATCAAATTCAAGGCCAAGCAGAAAGGAGATCTTTTCCCGCAGGAGATAGACACGGGCGGCCAGCACACCGAGACGCTTCTGCTCATTGGTTTCATGTTCAAGCAATTGCTTGACGAACAGATTCATTTCCTCAAGGTCCTTGCCTTCGCATTTCTGGATCACGGCATCACGCACCTTGATTGTTGCCGCCGACAGGTTGCTCTGCTTGATACCTTCAAAATCTAGGTTGGCTTCCATTTTTACACCTCAATCGATTGTTGGCATCGTTCTTGCAAAAATCGATCCAAATCAGCCGGCTCAAATCAAATCGCCGGATAAACATTGTAAATGGATTTGGACATGAAGGGAATTGCTGACCATCTCGGGTTTCACGGAACAGCGCTGATGCTGCGCCAGAAGCGGAACATGATCCTCGCGTCCAATATTTCAAACGCGGCGACACCGAACTTCAAGGCACGCGATATCAATTTCGAGGAAGCCATGAAAACGGCGCAAGGTATGGGCCCGATGGTGACCACGCATACACAGCATATCCCCGTGGCCATGACCTCACCTGGTCGTGAAGTGCTTTATCGCCAGCCGGTGAATACTTCGATGGATGGCAATACCGTTGAACTCGCGGTCGAGCAGCTCGAATTTTCGGAAAACGCGATGCGCTTCCAGACCAGCCTCACCTTTCTGAACAATAAAATCGGCGGCCTTATGTCGGCGATCAAGGGAGAATAGAAATGGCCGAGATCAAAAACGTCTATGATATCGCCGGCCGTTCCATGGCAAGCCAGTTGATCCGGCTCAATACGGTTGCCAGCAACATTGCCAATGCCGGCACGCTGACGGGCAACCCGGATGAAGCCTACAGATCCATCAAGCCGGTGTTCGAGGCAACCTATTCCGACCAGTTCAAGCAGAACGGCATCGCCTCGGTGACCGTTTCGGATGTCGTTGAAATGAACATGAAACCTTCACGAATCTTCATGCCCTTCCATCCTGAAGCGGATGCGGAAGGCTATGTTTACGGCGCCGCCGTCAATCTCGAGGAAGAATATGTCGAGATGCTGGAGGCCAGCCGCCAGTACCAGAACAATGTCGAGGTCATCACCACCATGCGTGCCCTCGACATGCGCACTATCAACATCGGCAAATAAGCCCACGGAGCACGACCATGATTGACCCTGCCAGCCAGAACCAGTTGAACAGCATCCTTTCAAAACTGGGCATCAATAAAAACGAGGAAGAGAAAAAGGCCAACAAGGATCAGCTTGGGCAGGAAGATTTTCTTAAACTCATGACAACCCAGCTCCAGAATCAGGATCCTTTTGCGCCGATGGAAAACGCGGAGTTCATCGCCCAGATGGCGCAGTTCTCCACCGTAACGGGGATTACCGAAATGGGTGAAAGCCTCAAAGGTCTGGCAAGCCAGCTCAAGGAGTTTCGCATCGCCACCGCCTCAAGCCTGCTTGGCTCGTCGGTGATGGTGCCGGGCAATGTGGCGCGACCGGACAGCAACGGGGAGATCCACGGGATGATTGATCTGCCCTCCACTTCCACCATGACGCAGCTGACTTTCTCCGATGCGAACGGCACGCCGATCCATTCGATGGATCTCGGCCCAAGCCAGGCCGGGCTGGTTGGGTTTGCATGGGAAGATATTCCTGAAGACGTGCTGGCGAGCAATACGCCGCTGCGTGTCGATGTCTATGCCGATTTTGGCAACGGCATGGAAAGCCTGACGCCATCGGTCTTTGCCGAGGTGTTTTCCGCCTCGGTCGGCGATGATACCACCGGCGTCATGCTCGATGTTCGTGATTACGGTCAGGTGCGGGCCGCCGATGTGCTCCGCTTTCGCGCCGCTTCCGGCTCAACCCAGCAACCACTCTAATCAGGTCAAATTACAAGATTCTGCCAATTGAAGGAGAAACAACATGTCGTTCTACACTGCTCTTACGGGTCTGAATGGTTCATCCGCAGATATTTCGGCAACTTCAAACAACATCGCCAACGTCGGCACGACCGGCTTCAAGCGAAGCCGGGTTGAATTCGGTGATATCTTCGCCACCTCGCCGTTGCAGAACGCGTCTTCATCAATTGGTTCAGGCACCATCCTCAAAGGGATCAAGCAGCAGTTCACCCAGGGTAACATCGCCGCCTCGCTGAACGCGCTAGACCTTGCGATCTCCGGGCAGGGCTTTTTTGCGCTGAAACCGTCGCTGACCTCGGCGCAGACGGTGTATACGCGAAACGGCTCCCTTAACGTGAACAACGACCGATATGTGGTGGATTCCGCCGGCCAGTATCTCCTGACCTATCCGGTGAACACCGACGGATCCGTCACCGCGAAAGACCTCGACAGCGCGGTGCCGCTGCAACTGCCGGTAACGTCAGGTGATCCGCAGGCGACATCGAATATCAAACTCGGGGTCAACGTCAACGCCGCCTCCGACGTCGTTCCGGCCCGGCCGCAGTTCCAGGACGGGTATTCGTTTGATCCAAATGATCCGGAAACCTTCACCAACTCAACATCGATCACGATCTTCGATGACCTTGGTAACCCGACGATTGCGACCGTGTATTTCATCAAGACCCAGGCGGCATCGGCGGATGACCCGACGAACAAATACGACACCCGCCTGGTGATCAACGATACGATCATCAACCCTGATCTGGTGAGCGCGGTGGATGACGCCGGAAATCAGATCTTTGTGGATCGCTTCGGCCAGAAGACCACCAGCATCCCCGATGACAACTACTTCATCGAAGGCAAGGGCTCGCCGCTTTACAAACTGGATGATCTGCAGACACTTGTGCCCTCACAGCCAGCCAAAATCAGCGGTGAACAGACCAGTTTCGACTTCGGTGAGGAAGGCGACAAACTGGTTGAGATCGTCACCGATCCGCTACAGTTCAAGGCCACACGAGAGGCTGGCAATACAGGCTCTGATGTCTATTGGGGCAAGGATTTCCTTTTGGTGAATGTCGACGATTCAGACCAGCCGGTCAGCATCGATATCAATCCCGGTCTCTATAACGCCGATCAGCTCGCCGCCGAAGTCGAGCGGGCGATCAATGCCGCCTATGGCGATGACCGTAAATTCCAGGTCGAGCAGAATGTCGATGATACCATCACCCTTGATTTTCAGCGTGTCGGTGCCGATGGAACCATCACGCCGCTGACCAACAAGATTTCTGTCGAACTGCTAGGGACAGACAGTTTCGTGACCGAAGCCATGGGTGAAGATTTTGCCATCACCGGCACGTCGCCGGATTTCACCAAGGAAGAATTTCTTGCCCATGCGCAGGTCCGGATCAACGAGACCCTCAACGAATATGGCCGCGCCTATTCCGATGACCCGCTGGGTGTCGGTGGCCTGCAGTTTGTCAAATCCCGCGGCGAGAAAATCACCTCTGTCTATGAAAACACCCAGGTGGTTGAACTTGAGCGTGTGGATGACCCGGCAGACAAGCACTATATGGTGCATTCCTATTTCAACAAACGGCCGACCTTGAGCGTCCATTCGGTGATGGATCAAGTCAGGGGCAACAGCTCCAACCTGATTGAATATGCCGCAACGGAAAACCGCCTGCGGATCTATCTCGGCAATGAAACTTCCACCAACCAACTTTATTCAAGTTCCGACCTGACCAATTATGAACAGGGCCGGTCTATCACTCTTGCGGGCAATGATGCGTTCCGCGGTGATCTCAACGGCCGGAGTTTTGTGATTTCCTCCACCGGCACCGATGCCGTTACCGGCTATAAATATATCGATGTCAGCACCTCCGGTCTGGCGGTGGCGGATGAAGATTTCTCCATCGCCGCCGGCAGTGGCGTCAGCCTTTTTGCCCTGACAAGCCCCGCCGATAATGAGCCTACCGTTGAGGCCTTCTTTGAAGGATCCTACTCCGTTTATGAGGGGGCTCAGGAAGACTACAGCAGCCAGCATATTATTATCCGTGAAAAACAGGGCTCAACCGCAGATACTTCCAAAGGTGCATTTGTCGCCACCGCCTGGAAACTGACCAACGATTCCGAAGGCACGAACCTGGCGACAAACCTGGCCCTGCTCGGGCTGCAGAATCTGCACCGGCCGATGGAAATCACCGCTGCCGCCTCTGGCTCCGCCGATTCCACCACCCTGACCTGGTCTGACGGCACAAACAGCCTGTCGATCACGACGGCGGACCATAGCAACGCAACGGCCCATGCCCAGCTCGCCGATATAAGGGACAAGCTGGACGCGCTGACTGATCTGAAGGGCTTTTCTTTCACCTTCCTTGACGCTTCCGGCAATATGGTCGATTCCACAACCGGCAATAACTGGCGCGACACGAGCGCGGTGACCACCAATACCGGCACCGCCAACATCGCCAAGCTGATTGTGTCACGGGACGACAACACCGACTTCAGCCTGAAGGCAGGGGCCACCACTGCTCTGACATCATCGGTCGATGGCGGCGCCACCAGTGCATCCGTCAGCGCAACAGAATTGACCTCCGATGTGCTGGCCAAGTCGTCGGTAGACTGGGTGGATGAGAAAAACCCGCCGGTCAAGGTCGGGTATGATGCCGTCAACCAGCGCCTCAGCTTTGAGGTTGACCGGACGGTTCTCGGCTCGGGCACGGACAGTAACTTCAACTCCTTCTCTGTTTATGGTTCAGCATCTCAGACAGGCACCAACAACCTTGGCCTGACCAATGCAGACAATGCCCAGCGTGTCCAGATCCGCGGTGGTGAGGTTCTCTATGGTGATTCTTTCGTTGCGACAGGCGAGGAAATCCAGCCGAACGACAAGCGCTATGGGATCAAGGTAGCGTATAACTCGGAATTTCAGAACTTCACCATCTCCAGTGGCACTACCGGCGAGGCTATTAACGCGAATGGAGCCATTGGCGTGGAAACACAGCAGAAAGCCTCGAATATCCAGGTCGGGCGTTACGCCATCAGCGAGACAACGGGGGCGCGAGTTGCCCAGCCTTATGATGTGGATGCCACGATTATCGGCAATGGCGACAATTCACTCTTTGGTATCGGCCGGACGAAGAACGGCTTTCTGTTCTCCGCCGGTACCGGCCTCAAGGCAACACCGGCCCGGGCCATCGGCGCCAGCGCCAACGAACCGCTGACCAATGTCTTCAAACTGTCGACACAGAACGGCGATAATATCTTCAACGTTTCCGTCAATGGTATCAGCGGTATCATCGAAGTCCCGGCAACGTCATATGTCGGCACCACGCTTGCCGATGCGCTCCAGACACGGATTAACCAGATTGTTGACCCCGCGACCGGCGACACCATCGGCGGCGTGACGGTGACCTATAGCAGCGAAACCAACAGTTTCTCGTTCTCGACCGGCACCACCGGCACAACTTCCACCATCAAGGTGAAGGGGGCTGCCCGTCTCGGCCTCGATGACGTGCCGCTCGGGGTGGGATCGGTGCCTGAAATCTACAACCTCGTTCAGGCCACCGATGCCGATGGCGTCGCGCTTTATGTCGACGCCAATGGCGAGGTGGTTACCAACCCGCCGGAGAATATGGTTGACGGATACTATCCGCTCTATATCGATGAAGGCGAGCTGACCTTTGATAAAACAGGTAAGCTCATCAGCCCGAAAAACCTTGTTCACTATGAAAAACAGGAAGAAGGTTTCTCGATCGCGCTGGATGTGGATTTCTCCACCTCCACCCAGCTGGCCCAGCCCTTCTCGGTGCTGACCGTTGAACAGGATGGTTTCACCTCAGGCCGACTGGACGGGATCGAGATCGACTCCTCCGGCACGATCCGCGCCAACTACACCAACGGGCAGAACAATCCGCTCGGCAAGATCGTGGTGGCGAACTTCAACAACCAGAACGGCCTGAAGCAGATCGGGAACGCGACCTACACGGAAACCGCGGTCTCAGGCACACCGCAGGTTGGTGAGGCCGGATCCGAAGGCTTCGGGAACATCCTTTCGGGTTCGCTCGAACGTTCCAACGTCGATATCACCGAAGAGCTGGTGAACCTGATTACCGCCCAGCGGAACTTCCAGGCATCGGCCAAGGCGATTGAGACAACCACCGGCCTGACCCAGACCATCATCAATATCCGCATGTAATGACGGATAAGGCAGCCAGGGAGCCCGGGAGTGCATCATGGACAGGTTGATACATACCGCATTGAATTCACTGAAGATTATCAAGGATAATGCCTTCATCAGGTCCAACAACCTGTCCAATATCAGCGTGCCCGGCTTCCGTGCCGACACCCACCTTAAGACGGCGGGCACGGCATTTCTGGATGCTTATGGCACCCATGTGACCCGCGGGCTTTCGGTGACAGATAATTCAAACATCTTCGATGCCTCACCGGGCACGCTCAACGAAACCGGCAAGGAACTTGACGTGGCGATCCGTGACGACGGGTATTTCATCACCCAGTCGGATAATGGCAATTCGCTCAGCCGGCGGGGGGATTTTGACCTTGATATCAATGGCCGGCTGATCAATGGCGCAAGCGGGGTTATCCTTGACAACAACCTTAGCCCCATCACGATCCCGCCTTACCGGAACATCAACATCACCGAGACAGGCGAGATCATCATCGAGCCCATGAACAGTGCACCAGGCACCTACCAGACCGTGGCGACGCTCGGGCTTGTCCGGCCAACCGCGCCCTTGAAGAAATTCCCTGATGGGGAGATTCGTTATGCGGATAATTCGCCCATCGTGGCCAATCAGGAAGCGCGGGTGGTGAACAAGTATCTCGAAATGAGCAACGTCAATCTGATGGAAGAGCTGGTTTCCTCCATCGAGGAACAGCGGGTGTTCGAGATCAACCTGAAACTGGTGAAAGCTGCCGAAGACATCGATCGCAGCGGCTCAACCCTTCTCAAAATACCGACCTGATCCATCTTCCGGCCTACCCTGCCCCGATGGACGGGCAGGCCAATTGGCATGGGTCTTGCAACATGTGGGGGAGTGTTTTTCTTGAAGGAGCAACCCCATGTCCACCAGTTCGATGCATGTGGCCAAAACCGGCCTCAACGCCCAGCAGACACGGATGCAGGTCATCGCCAACAACCTGGCCAACGTGAACACCACCGGGTTCAAGCGTGACCGCGTAAATTTCGAGACTCTCCTCTATCAGGTGCGGCGCACGGCGGGGGACCAGACATCGGCGGATACGGAACTTGCCTCATCTTTTGCTGTCGGGACCGGGGTTCGCACGCTCAATACCCAGAAACTGTTTTCGCAAGGCAGCCTGATCACCACCGACAACTCCCTTGACGTGGCGATCGAAGGCGCGGGCTTCCTGCAGGTGCTGCTGCCGGATGGCCGTCTTGGCTATACCCGTAACGGGGCTTTTTCCCAGAATGCGGAAGGGGTGCTGACCACCGCAAGCGGCTATGTCCTGCAGCCGGAAGTTCAGATCCCCGAAAACGTGACCCAGATCAACATCTCAGGTGACGGCATCGTCAGCGCGCTGGTGGCAGGCGAGATCGGCTCCCAGGAACTGGGCCAGATCACCATGGCGGATTTCACCAACCGCGGCGGGCTCCAGCCCATCGGGGAGAGCTTCTATGTGGAAA is a window of Alphaproteobacteria bacterium LSUCC0684 DNA encoding:
- the flgM gene encoding flagellar biosynthesis anti-sigma factor FlgM, encoding MVESIKNTMNRVDVPRNRQGDTATASRTPVSAAAGSIPTASVDNSVDTPKVVAQLAESPPVNTEAVARIKAAIAQGKYPIDVDQITDALMDAYRELKS
- the flgB gene encoding flagellar basal body rod protein FlgB, with the translated sequence MKGIADHLGFHGTALMLRQKRNMILASNISNAATPNFKARDINFEEAMKTAQGMGPMVTTHTQHIPVAMTSPGREVLYRQPVNTSMDGNTVELAVEQLEFSENAMRFQTSLTFLNNKIGGLMSAIKGE
- the flgC gene encoding flagellar basal body rod protein FlgC, with amino-acid sequence MAEIKNVYDIAGRSMASQLIRLNTVASNIANAGTLTGNPDEAYRSIKPVFEATYSDQFKQNGIASVTVSDVVEMNMKPSRIFMPFHPEADAEGYVYGAAVNLEEEYVEMLEASRQYQNNVEVITTMRALDMRTINIGK
- a CDS encoding flagellar hook assembly protein FlgD — encoded protein: MIDPASQNQLNSILSKLGINKNEEEKKANKDQLGQEDFLKLMTTQLQNQDPFAPMENAEFIAQMAQFSTVTGITEMGESLKGLASQLKEFRIATASSLLGSSVMVPGNVARPDSNGEIHGMIDLPSTSTMTQLTFSDANGTPIHSMDLGPSQAGLVGFAWEDIPEDVLASNTPLRVDVYADFGNGMESLTPSVFAEVFSASVGDDTTGVMLDVRDYGQVRAADVLRFRAASGSTQQPL
- a CDS encoding flagellar hook-basal body complex protein, which produces MSFYTALTGLNGSSADISATSNNIANVGTTGFKRSRVEFGDIFATSPLQNASSSIGSGTILKGIKQQFTQGNIAASLNALDLAISGQGFFALKPSLTSAQTVYTRNGSLNVNNDRYVVDSAGQYLLTYPVNTDGSVTAKDLDSAVPLQLPVTSGDPQATSNIKLGVNVNAASDVVPARPQFQDGYSFDPNDPETFTNSTSITIFDDLGNPTIATVYFIKTQAASADDPTNKYDTRLVINDTIINPDLVSAVDDAGNQIFVDRFGQKTTSIPDDNYFIEGKGSPLYKLDDLQTLVPSQPAKISGEQTSFDFGEEGDKLVEIVTDPLQFKATREAGNTGSDVYWGKDFLLVNVDDSDQPVSIDINPGLYNADQLAAEVERAINAAYGDDRKFQVEQNVDDTITLDFQRVGADGTITPLTNKISVELLGTDSFVTEAMGEDFAITGTSPDFTKEEFLAHAQVRINETLNEYGRAYSDDPLGVGGLQFVKSRGEKITSVYENTQVVELERVDDPADKHYMVHSYFNKRPTLSVHSVMDQVRGNSSNLIEYAATENRLRIYLGNETSTNQLYSSSDLTNYEQGRSITLAGNDAFRGDLNGRSFVISSTGTDAVTGYKYIDVSTSGLAVADEDFSIAAGSGVSLFALTSPADNEPTVEAFFEGSYSVYEGAQEDYSSQHIIIREKQGSTADTSKGAFVATAWKLTNDSEGTNLATNLALLGLQNLHRPMEITAAASGSADSTTLTWSDGTNSLSITTADHSNATAHAQLADIRDKLDALTDLKGFSFTFLDASGNMVDSTTGNNWRDTSAVTTNTGTANIAKLIVSRDDNTDFSLKAGATTALTSSVDGGATSASVSATELTSDVLAKSSVDWVDEKNPPVKVGYDAVNQRLSFEVDRTVLGSGTDSNFNSFSVYGSASQTGTNNLGLTNADNAQRVQIRGGEVLYGDSFVATGEEIQPNDKRYGIKVAYNSEFQNFTISSGTTGEAINANGAIGVETQQKASNIQVGRYAISETTGARVAQPYDVDATIIGNGDNSLFGIGRTKNGFLFSAGTGLKATPARAIGASANEPLTNVFKLSTQNGDNIFNVSVNGISGIIEVPATSYVGTTLADALQTRINQIVDPATGDTIGGVTVTYSSETNSFSFSTGTTGTTSTIKVKGAARLGLDDVPLGVGSVPEIYNLVQATDADGVALYVDANGEVVTNPPENMVDGYYPLYIDEGELTFDKTGKLISPKNLVHYEKQEEGFSIALDVDFSTSTQLAQPFSVLTVEQDGFTSGRLDGIEIDSSGTIRANYTNGQNNPLGKIVVANFNNQNGLKQIGNATYTETAVSGTPQVGEAGSEGFGNILSGSLERSNVDITEELVNLITAQRNFQASAKAIETTTGLTQTIINIRM
- a CDS encoding flagellar basal body rod C-terminal domain-containing protein; protein product: MDRLIHTALNSLKIIKDNAFIRSNNLSNISVPGFRADTHLKTAGTAFLDAYGTHVTRGLSVTDNSNIFDASPGTLNETGKELDVAIRDDGYFITQSDNGNSLSRRGDFDLDINGRLINGASGVILDNNLSPITIPPYRNINITETGEIIIEPMNSAPGTYQTVATLGLVRPTAPLKKFPDGEIRYADNSPIVANQEARVVNKYLEMSNVNLMEELVSSIEEQRVFEINLKLVKAAEDIDRSGSTLLKIPT
- the flgG gene encoding flagellar basal-body rod protein FlgG codes for the protein MSTSSMHVAKTGLNAQQTRMQVIANNLANVNTTGFKRDRVNFETLLYQVRRTAGDQTSADTELASSFAVGTGVRTLNTQKLFSQGSLITTDNSLDVAIEGAGFLQVLLPDGRLGYTRNGAFSQNAEGVLTTASGYVLQPEVQIPENVTQINISGDGIVSALVAGEIGSQELGQITMADFTNRGGLQPIGESFYVETVASGPAIVANPTEQGFGKLIQGALEASNVNVVQELVNMIETQRAYEVSSKSITSVDEMLRFISNNL